A segment of the Capricornis sumatraensis isolate serow.1 chromosome 8, serow.2, whole genome shotgun sequence genome:
agttcagtcgctcagtcgtgtccgactctttgagaccccatgaatcgcagtacgccaggcctccctgtccatcaccaactcccagagttcactcggactcacgtccatcgagtcggtgatgccattcagccatctcatcctctgtcgtccccttctcctcctgcccccaatcccttccagcattagaatcttttccaatgagtcaactcgtcgcatgaggtggccaaagtactggagtttcagcttcagcatcattccttccaaagaaatcccagggctgatctccttcagaatggactggttggatctccttgcagtccaagggactctcaagagtcttctccaacaccacagttcaagagcatcaattctataAACatagatgtgtatgtgtgtatacacacacacacacacacacacacacacatatatatgtgtgtgtgtgtgttggagagtTCTATATGCCTGATTGTTTTCAATGCTGGGAGGTACAGAGGACAGTTCGTGCTATAGAGAAGTAACTAAAAGCTCATAAGAGGGGAATAGACCTGCAAACAGATTATTGCAATATATGGAGGAGTTAAAATCCACCTGAATTTGTCTTATAGCAAAGAGAGACAGATGGAGATGAGATGCCTTGATCTGAGGGACCGTGTTCACTGTCTGATTATTCCTAAGCTGTACACTTAGGGTTTGGGTAATTTTTTTGTAGGCATGTTGTACTTGAATAAAATCaagacttaaaaaatataaaaggggaacttccctggggtTCCTGTGGTTAAGATcctgtgtttccaatgcagggagcatggattcagtccctagacagggaactagatcccacatgccatgtggtgtggccaaaaatgaaaaaataaaaggaagcagaGGGCCTTGGAAAGTCAGAGAATGCAGCAAAGTCGGTTTTGACCTGAGCCTTGGGGACTAGTCACCTCTTGTCCTGCCCGATGTCTCGTTCATCCCTGACTCCTTTCCCCAGATGCCGTGTATGCTGTTTGCTGATGTCAGCTTCTTTCACACGACTTCAGAACATTCATTTCTTCCTTGGAACCTTCAggcataagtttttttttttttttttaaagaactgtgtGTCTGTTTGGGGActtttcttttggatttccttttctgTAGGATCAGACTCTATCTCAGTGTTGTGACATTGACACAGGGTTTACCTACACAGACGCCCAGGGTGACAAATCCTATAAAAGAACATGCACACTGTGGAGGGCAGGGGCCTTTGAGTATGAACTCTTCTGCTCCAGAGGACCCCAGCATGCCTTCCTTGTGTTGGACTCATTCCAGTAAAAAGCCATTTAATACCACTTCAAATATGCTTGGTTCAACATAGCACAAAATTCCATAGGCCCATCCGTCACTAGGCAGACCCACAACTATGAAGAAGTTAGCTGAACTGCCCCTTATTCTCTGACAGCATACacgatactgctgctgctgctgctgctgcgaagtcgcttcagtcatgtccgactctgtgcgaccccacagacagtagcgcacgaggctcccccatccatgggattttccaggcaagagtactggagcgggatgccattgccttctccgagacatGGTACAGTTCAGCATAAATAGATTGAGtgattttatttgaaacattCAGACTTTTTTTCAGAAATGATGCATTCGctacacacataaatacatttaaaaaaatgagtctaAGCTAGGATGCATTTAGGGTTATTAGGATATGGCAGTTCCCTTTCCCCTCTAAAACCCAAGTTATGTGTTTAACAATCGGTGGCCTCAATAGCATGTTAGTTTGAAATGCAAAATAGATGTATATAATATTGTAACTGAACAAGTTAGGAAACGTGAAGCATACCACTGTTTCACACAAGACTTGCAGGTTTCACCATGTTTATTTTTAGAAGCAGAAGTGCCTGGCAATTTAATTTAAGTACAACAATTCAAACATTTGTTCCACTTAGCTGTGACGAGACGTCATTCCTTTCAAcccttcttattttgttttatcaCTTGATTATCCTTCCAAACTGATTTTCCTATAGGTAGAAAGTAGAAAATTTGGaagaaactgtattttaaaaataacacaaacctgattttaaaattcatttctccctgattaaaatagtaaaaaatatagGATAGTCACAGGTACTATTAATCTGTGtgtgttaattaaggaaaaagaCTTTCTAGACTCTTTTGTCAACATAACTATGTGGGCAACAAATCTACACCGTCTGTAGTCAAAGCcttgttttctcctctcttcagCTCTTACTCTTAGGGATCACATGCACCTACTTTTTCTGTTACCCTTATTAAACTGTCAGGAAAGCTTGGGATGCTCACTTATACTACAGTGTTAATGGCTGATATTTTCTGTAGGTGTTGTCTCATCTAAAAACACTGGCATTATAACAGGAATCAGAAGTTGAAGGCAAAGGTGTTTAGGGAAGGGTAAGATGGCAGGTGGCAGGTTTAGTTCACAGCCTTGTGAAGCCCACTCCTGTCTGGTTGGTCTGCCTGTGCAGATCTGCCAGCCATGAGCCCGGGCTAGCACATGGACACCTTGCCTGGAGCCTGTGGAGGCAGGTGCTTAGATACACTGGTGAGGGCACACCCCGCAGGGCTGGGAGCAgcttctgcttcactttctgaaGCCTTGGGTTTCTGGAAGTCTGGTGGAGCGTGCCGACTGCCCTTCTGTCCGCTCTTTTTCTCTGCGAGGTCCCGGCGGGCTGCTGTGTATCTGCTTGTGGCCATGACCGATGCAACCATGCACAGGGCAAAGGAGCCCCAGGCGAGGCTGCCGACAGAAGGCACGGTTAGGAAAGGGCGCGGGGCTGGGTCCAGGGCTTCCTGCTGGGGTGGAGATCAACTCCCGGTTCTGCCCGATTTGGGCCTGggtttgggcttccccggtggctcagacagtaaagaatctgcctgcaatgcagaagacctgggtttgatcactgggttgggaagatcccctggagaagggaacggctacttgctccagtattcaggcctggagaattccatggacaggggagcctgacgggctacagtccatggggtcacaaagcatcggacatgactgagcgactaatgctttgGATCACAGATCTCAGAGAGCAGTCAACGTGTTTTTGTTGGGAACGTGTGAATGGTGAAGAGAACCAGACTCGGGAGTCACTCATGCGCTGTGGGTTTGCACACATCTCTCATTAACTGTGCAACCTTGAGCTGGCGACTTCACATTTCTGTATCCAATTCTGCATCAAGTCTGTCTAATAGAGATAGAACATCTGTGTCATGGCCTGTCTTTCCATTAGAATCGGGGACGGGGTCTCTCctaactgaaatatttattagGAATTATAATAGGACTTTTCTCCTTAAACCGTGTTCAAGAAAGTAACAACAGCACTATCTCTGTTTCTTGAGTGCTTCACTTTGTATAAACGTAACCTTACATTCTCATAAAAATATCTGAGTTGGGTATtatccttttacagatgaggaatctgagctACAGAAAGATTAAGAAACTAACCCAAAGTCCCAAGAGTAGCAGGTGGTGGAGCTGTGACCAAGGGCGGTGGTGGTCCCAGAAAACCTGTGTGCATCCCTGCTGGCCGACTGTGGCCAGCGACTCACCAGTATGACCAGCCATAGTCCCACGTCTGAGGCTTCCAATCTTCTGGCCCAAGGTTCACGGTGATTTGAAAAATGGTTGTGTACATCATGTGGGCCACCATGGCTAGGAGCCCTGCACAAGGAAAGCTTGTGAGCCACAATCAAGAATGCAGTTTTTTTTTACAGCACATGAGTTGGCTGTCCTAGCCCACTAACATCCTCCTTGAGCCCTTCCAAGCAGCCTTCATGTTTTACACATCTACTGATTTCTTAGAGTCACCAATCTACACAGCGGTGAATGTTCCTTTGCCATGTCATCTGTCTCAAGATCACCTCCTTGTTCTGTTTTATCATGTCGCTGTGGGGTGTTTCCCCCCGCGCCGCGCCCCCCTGCTCCCCTGCTCCCCTGCTCATacagcacagcatgtgggatcttagtttcctgaccagggatcgaacctgcgccccttgcattggaagctcggagtcttaactactgggccacaAGTGAAGTCCCCAGAGGCACCGATTTTATATCCTCTGTTTTCCAGAACAGGGAAGAGGTCCTTGAGCTACATTTAGCCTGAAGCCATACTTTACTAAGTTCTGTcactttttcttttgaatgtgGATTGTTTGCTAACACAGAAAAACTTTGCATAAAAATTGGAGTAGGTTCTGACCACAGTAGACTTTCACAGTGGGAACTGGTCACTTCCCAATGTGATTTTCTGTTCTCTGTAAGTGAATTGATCTTTTTGTCTGAGGACCCAGacggttttctttttctttaacagtTTTAGTGGGATATGTCTCCCCAGGTATTAGAGAGTTTTATGTGCATAGATTTTGGTCTTTTGTTCCAGAAAGTTTCtttgaatattacttttaaatattaattattttgtctttctttttcaggGGCTCCCATTACAGGGctatgttttaatttaataaatgtatGTCAGGGAGTGACCAACTGTGGCTTCAGTGGTCAAATAGAAAGTAGttttgggacttctctgatggtctaggggcttccctggtctatgggttcagacagtaaagaatctgtctgcaatgcaggagacccgggttccatccctgtctcAGGAAgagcccccggagaagggaatggcaacacactccagtactgttgctggagaattccatttgttgctagacagaggagcctgctagctatagttcatggggttgcaaagagtcagacacaacttagcaactgaacaagaataaTGGAAAAACTACTTGGACAACGCAGACGACCAAAAAGAGGAGTTCTTTACTCCTAGGGCTATTGACCCCACTTGGACAATTTTTAACAAGCTGCCATTTTTGAGTACTTACTATATGTGTTCTTATTTAGTCCTCACCATggcattttgcttgtttttgcatGTTTTGGCTGcagtggcatgcaagatcttccctgaccaggatcagATCCATGCTCCCTGTAGTGGATGCACAAACTCTtagccactagactgccagggaagttccatcaCAGCTTTTTGAGGCAGCTAGTTAGAGAAGTGAAGCCACTTGCCCAGaatcacacagccagcaagttGGAGATCTCTGAATCCAGGCAGTATTTCTCCACAGACTCATGCTTAACCATTGTACAAATAGGGCAGTCTCTGTCCTCAAAGCCAGTGGACTTCTTCCCCACAGTCATGACAAAGACATGCTGATAAATTTTGCTCTCCATCTGTGTTATCcccgttttttgttttttttttttctcaccagcCTCCCCATTGCTTCCACCAACGGGATTAATTTGGtaacttctccagtggaccagttGTCCCAATGAATGGGCCAGTGATAGGAAGAGCCAGCCTGGAGTTCTGCCAGTTCCCTTGGGGGCAGGCTCTAGGGAATTTGCCTGTTCTGATGATGCTCTTGGCAAGTACCTGCAAGCACCGTGAGGATGGCTACTGAGGCATCCACCTTAAGCCAGTGGAACCCAGAGTGATGCCtcactctggagcccaggaggacTGCACTTGTCAATGTCAGTAGGATATTCAGGACCTCAGCCCCGATAGACAGCCACAAGACACCTGCAAACGTAAGGAGGAAAGAGATGCTGGGACTTAGAAatatagattctttaccgtctaagccatcAGGGGAGCCCCTTAGAAATACTAGGATATTCAATCATGTGATTTGGGTCacttctaaaacaaaaaataaattaataaaaaccaCCACGGGGTGAAAACCACAGAAACCTCTGCTGAGTCTTGGAAAGTTGACAATGCAA
Coding sequences within it:
- the GSG1L2 gene encoding germ cell-specific gene 1-like protein 2, which translates into the protein MDQRARQQRALALLPVCLALTFSLTAVGSSYWCEGTRRVAKPLCRDRPGVLHCIHYSRGGSDNGSQAVQYIWEMGDDKFVQRRFHVGLWQSCEETLGSTGENCRSFQSVIPAEEQGVLWLSIGAEVLNILLTLTSAVLLGSRVRHHSGFHWLKVDASVAILTVLAGLLAMVAHMMYTTIFQITVNLGPEDWKPQTWDYGWSYCLAWGSFALCMVASVMATSRYTAARRDLAEKKSGQKGSRHAPPDFQKPKASESEAEAAPSPAGCALTSVSKHLPPQAPGKVSMC